GGGCATTTATCGGGTGGCGCAGCTGGCTTCTTCCTGGCGTTTTACTACCGTAAGCAGGGGCCTCCAAACGATCCTGAACCCGAGGATGATTTTGAGGATGAAGGGGGTGAAAATCAGCATGAAGGAGATGATAATCCTCCGTCGGATAATGCAAAAGAGTGAACTACAAATAAGGTTAAAGATGCGAAGATGGGCGGATATGAAGAATGCGCATCGCTTTAAATTATATATTTGTCCAAATCTCAATAAAATGAAATTACTAGGGAATATGGCGAAAAATGTAGAGGTAGAGCCAATGTCTAACAACCTGAATATTTTGGGTTTTGGTTCGGAAATAAAAGGGGAAGTAGCTACGAATGGGGATATTCGAATTGACGGAACGCTCAATGGGAACATTACCGCCAAGGGAAAGATTGTTGTGGGAGAAACTGGCCGCATTGTGGGAAACGTTTACAGCAAGCAGTGCGATGTTTTTGGGTATGTAGAGGGTAACATCAATACGCAAGATATTCTATCGCTAAAGGTATCGGCCAATGTTAATGGCGATATGGTTTGCGCTAAACTGTCGATTGAGCCAGGGGCTAAGTTTAGCGGCAAGTGCGACATGAACCAGGTGCCCGGCGAAGCACTATAGCGCACCGTACAATTATTGATAGAGGATTTTGCTGGTTCTGCAGCATTGTCCTCTTTTTACAACTTATGCTACTTATGAAAAGAGTAAATTATTTGTCCGTCGCAGGCGGGCGAACAACCCTTATAGTTAGAAATATATTCCGCTTATAGTATGTATTCATTTAGCGACCTACAAGCCATTGTCGAAAAATCGTTCGGGCAGCTGCACCTACCCAACGAACCTCAAAATCTCTACGAACCTATTTCGTACACCATCTCGTTAGGAGGTAAGCGCGTGCGGCCGGTGCTGTGCCTGATGTCGGCCAACCTCTTCTCCGATATTATCGATAAGGCCGTGAAGCCAGCGCTGGGGCTGGAGATCTTCCACAACTTCACCCTTATCCACGACGACATCATGGATAAGGCCGAGGTGCGCAGGGGCAAGCCAACCGTTTACCGGAAGTGGAACCCCAACGTGGCCATCCTCTCGGGCGATGCGGCCTGCATCCTTGCCTACAAGTGCATTGCGCAGGCCGATGCGGCGGTGCTGCCGGAGGTGCTGCGGGTGTTCTCCGCCACGGCGCTGGAGGTTTGCGATGGGCAGCAGCTCGACATGGAGTACGAGCGACTCCCTTTTGTCACCGAGGAGGACTACCTCCGGATGATCGAGCTTAAAACCTCGGTTCTGCTGGCCGGTGCGGCAAAGATTGGGGCGCTTATTGGCGGTGCATCCATGGTGGAGGCCGATCGCATGTACAACTTCGGGCGCTACCTGGGCCTAGCCTTCCAGCTGCAGGACGACCTGCTGGATACCTATGGCGACCCCAAAACGTTCGGAAAGGCCATCGGCGGCGATATCCTGGCCAACAAGAAAACCTTCCTGATGATAAACGCCCTTAAGCTTGTCGGGAAGGAGAGCCTAGCCAAGCTGCACCAGCTGATGAAGAGCGCCGACGTGGCCCCCGAGGATAAGGTGGACCAGGTGAAGCAGGTGTTCGATGAGGTTGGCGTACGGAAGATTGCCGAGGACAAGATTTCCCACTACTTCGACCTAGCGCTTGCCGAGCTGGGCAAGGTTGGCGTGCGCGACGAGCGCAAGGAGGTGCTCCAGCACTTTGCCCAAAAGCTGATGGGCCGAAACCGGTAGCCGGCAAGGGAGAATTTATAGGGAACAAACGCCCAATAGAGTTGGCTATCCTCCCGCCCAAGCGGGAGGATAGCCAACTTCAACCAAGTTCATGTGCTTGAGATTATCCATTACTCCTAAGTTCGG
This window of the uncultured Acetobacteroides sp. genome carries:
- a CDS encoding polyprenyl synthetase family protein — encoded protein: MYSFSDLQAIVEKSFGQLHLPNEPQNLYEPISYTISLGGKRVRPVLCLMSANLFSDIIDKAVKPALGLEIFHNFTLIHDDIMDKAEVRRGKPTVYRKWNPNVAILSGDAACILAYKCIAQADAAVLPEVLRVFSATALEVCDGQQLDMEYERLPFVTEEDYLRMIELKTSVLLAGAAKIGALIGGASMVEADRMYNFGRYLGLAFQLQDDLLDTYGDPKTFGKAIGGDILANKKTFLMINALKLVGKESLAKLHQLMKSADVAPEDKVDQVKQVFDEVGVRKIAEDKISHYFDLALAELGKVGVRDERKEVLQHFAQKLMGRNR
- a CDS encoding polymer-forming cytoskeletal protein, translated to MKLLGNMAKNVEVEPMSNNLNILGFGSEIKGEVATNGDIRIDGTLNGNITAKGKIVVGETGRIVGNVYSKQCDVFGYVEGNINTQDILSLKVSANVNGDMVCAKLSIEPGAKFSGKCDMNQVPGEAL